The segment TGGAGCGCTGTGTTCTCCGCGAGCAACCGGCGGACGCTGGCCGGTTACACATACGAAGAAATGGTCGCCTACCTGCTGCTGACCAACGTCAGCCGGGCCTTTTCCAGCATGCCGGGCCTGGCTTCGACGATCGCCCTGCAAATCCGCAACGGCGAAATCAAGAAGTTCATGATCCA is part of the Pirellulales bacterium genome and harbors:
- a CDS encoding ABC transporter permease gives rise to the protein MYARLHTWWTILRICLEERLVYRADFALGTLMRFLPFVTQVFLWSAVFSASNRRTLAGYTYEEMVAYLLLTNVSRAFSSMPGLASTIALQIRNGEIKKFMI